A window of Rubricoccus marinus contains these coding sequences:
- a CDS encoding SDR family NAD(P)-dependent oxidoreductase: MTLDLTGKTALVTGASRGIGRAVAEQLAASGARVALHHSGRSPEAAREQADALGGIAIAADLRDPRAAQGLWREAMEAMGRVDIVIANAGVFVEASPEADLDEWLEAWDTVLAVNLTSLAVLAKEAVAHWAERHAASGAEEIVGRLVTVSSRAAFRGDDPAFLSYAASKGGVVSLTKSIARGWGRRGVVAIGVAPGFVRTDMAAGSIEQDAAALDAQTSIGRIAEPEEVAPTVVFLASGLADHATGTTVDVNGASFVR, translated from the coding sequence ATGACCCTCGACCTCACCGGAAAGACCGCCCTCGTCACCGGCGCCAGCCGCGGCATCGGCCGCGCCGTCGCCGAGCAACTCGCGGCCTCTGGCGCCCGGGTGGCGCTGCACCACAGCGGTCGCTCGCCAGAGGCCGCGCGAGAGCAAGCCGACGCGCTCGGCGGCATCGCGATCGCGGCCGACCTCCGCGATCCGCGTGCCGCTCAGGGCCTCTGGCGCGAGGCGATGGAGGCGATGGGCCGCGTCGACATCGTGATCGCCAACGCGGGCGTGTTCGTCGAGGCGTCGCCAGAGGCGGACCTGGACGAGTGGCTGGAAGCGTGGGACACCGTACTCGCCGTGAACCTGACCTCGCTAGCGGTCCTCGCGAAAGAGGCCGTCGCGCACTGGGCGGAGCGGCACGCGGCCTCTGGCGCCGAAGAGATCGTTGGTCGCCTGGTCACGGTCTCCAGCCGCGCGGCCTTCCGCGGCGACGACCCGGCGTTCCTTTCCTACGCCGCGAGCAAGGGCGGCGTGGTGTCGCTCACCAAGTCCATCGCCAGAGGCTGGGGGCGCCGCGGCGTGGTCGCGATCGGCGTCGCGCCGGGCTTTGTGCGGACGGACATGGCCGCGGGCTCCATCGAGCAGGACGCGGCGGCGCTGGACGCGCAGACGAGCATCGGCCGCATCGCCGAGCCCGAGGAGGTCGCGCCGACGGTCGTCTTCCTCGCCAGCGGCCTCGCGGACCACGCGACGGGCACGACGGTCGACGTCAACGGCGCGAGCTTCGTGCGGTAG
- a CDS encoding cysteine desulfurase family protein: MSAPIYLDHNATTPVAPEALDAMLPFFSEHYGNPSSEHAFGWAADEAIKISRKRIGKALGCDPRGLTFTSGASEAISLALRGAGFTYGGRKHRIITVQTEHKAVLETIASLEHDGFEVVRLPVDREGLIDLDQLRDEVDDKTLMVSVMWANNETGVVQPMRPIAEIAHEAGAFMMSDATQAVGKVPVHADAAGVDLLAVSAHKFYGPKGVGALFVRRRGPRVRLQPQIAGGQQQNGMRAGTLNVPGIVGMGVAAQLALANLEPAAIRMEGLRDRFEVRLKDAVPGIRINASGAPRLPNTSSVVFDGIDSGKLLSSLRSVAASTGAACQTKVQKPSHVLTAMGLTPDEAFSTVRFSLGRTTSEEEIDHAVRAVTDAVNATRQRRAA, translated from the coding sequence ATGAGCGCGCCGATTTACCTGGACCACAACGCCACCACGCCCGTCGCGCCAGAGGCCCTGGACGCGATGCTCCCGTTCTTCTCGGAGCACTACGGCAACCCCTCCAGCGAGCACGCCTTCGGGTGGGCTGCTGACGAGGCGATCAAGATCTCCCGCAAGCGGATCGGCAAAGCCCTCGGCTGCGATCCGCGCGGCCTCACGTTCACCTCTGGCGCCAGCGAGGCCATCTCGCTCGCGCTCCGCGGCGCGGGCTTCACGTACGGCGGGCGCAAGCACCGCATCATCACCGTCCAGACCGAGCACAAAGCGGTTCTGGAAACCATCGCCTCGTTGGAGCACGACGGGTTCGAAGTGGTCCGCCTGCCCGTCGACCGGGAGGGGCTGATCGACCTCGACCAGTTGCGGGACGAGGTGGACGACAAGACGCTGATGGTGAGCGTGATGTGGGCCAACAACGAGACCGGTGTTGTGCAGCCGATGCGGCCCATCGCTGAGATCGCGCACGAGGCGGGCGCGTTCATGATGAGCGACGCGACGCAGGCCGTCGGCAAGGTGCCCGTGCACGCGGACGCCGCAGGCGTGGACCTTCTCGCCGTCTCGGCGCACAAGTTCTACGGCCCGAAGGGCGTCGGCGCGCTGTTCGTGCGCCGCCGTGGGCCGCGCGTGCGGTTGCAGCCGCAGATCGCGGGCGGGCAGCAGCAGAACGGCATGCGCGCCGGCACGCTCAACGTGCCTGGGATCGTCGGCATGGGCGTCGCGGCGCAGCTCGCGCTGGCGAACCTAGAGCCCGCCGCGATCCGCATGGAAGGCCTGCGCGACCGTTTCGAGGTGCGGCTCAAGGACGCCGTACCCGGCATCCGCATCAACGCCTCTGGCGCCCCGCGCCTGCCCAACACGTCTAGCGTCGTCTTCGACGGCATCGACAGCGGCAAGCTGCTGAGCTCGCTCCGCAGCGTGGCCGCCTCCACCGGCGCCGCGTGCCAGACGAAGGTGCAGAAGCCCAGCCACGTCCTCACCGCGATGGGCCTCACGCCCGACGAGGCGTTCTCAACCGTCCGCTTCTCGCTCGGCCGCACCACGTCGGAGGAAGAGATTGACCACGCCGTCCGCGCCGTCACCGATGCGGTAAACGCCACCCGCCAGAGGCGCGCCGCGTGA
- a CDS encoding CPBP family glutamic-type intramembrane protease, translating to MSSEITDEIAASLREMDRLAAPSGGPASGAGSPAPQSGLAGYAHATRTATYGFLAAIPLLILYEIGILLTNTGAGEVRVGADVWLKQLLRAMGVQGGVLLAAIVIIVGGVVFWMERERRPRLVPRYFGGILVESTVYAVVLAFIVSALVGVVFNAALWPAEPLALAQMAQLSLPLQLSLSIGAGLYEELVFRVILVGGMFLGFRKVMADQRKAYLLAAVIGALVFSAVHYMGPLGDPFQLPSFTYRFVFGLALNGVFLFRGFAVAAWTHAIYDVLVVTGAL from the coding sequence ATGTCTTCAGAGATCACGGACGAGATCGCGGCCTCGCTCCGCGAGATGGACCGCCTCGCGGCCCCTAGCGGAGGCCCGGCCTCTGGCGCGGGCTCTCCGGCGCCCCAGAGCGGCCTCGCGGGCTACGCGCACGCCACGCGGACCGCCACGTACGGATTCCTCGCGGCGATCCCGCTCCTGATCCTCTACGAGATCGGGATTCTGCTCACGAACACGGGCGCGGGGGAGGTGCGCGTGGGGGCGGACGTGTGGCTCAAGCAGTTGCTCCGCGCCATGGGCGTGCAAGGCGGGGTGCTCCTGGCGGCGATCGTGATCATCGTCGGCGGCGTCGTGTTCTGGATGGAGCGCGAGAGGCGGCCGCGGCTGGTGCCGCGCTACTTCGGCGGCATCCTGGTGGAGAGCACGGTGTACGCGGTGGTCCTGGCGTTTATCGTGAGCGCGCTGGTGGGTGTGGTGTTCAACGCGGCGCTATGGCCCGCCGAGCCTCTGGCGCTGGCGCAGATGGCGCAGCTCAGCCTCCCGCTTCAGCTCTCGCTCTCCATCGGCGCGGGGCTGTACGAGGAGCTGGTGTTCCGCGTGATCCTGGTCGGCGGGATGTTTCTCGGGTTCCGAAAGGTGATGGCGGACCAGCGGAAGGCTTACCTCCTCGCGGCCGTGATCGGCGCGCTCGTGTTCAGCGCGGTCCACTACATGGGCCCCCTGGGCGACCCGTTCCAGCTCCCCAGCTTTACCTACCGCTTCGTGTTCGGCCTGGCGCTGAACGGTGTGTTCCTCTTCCGCGGCTTCGCCGTGGCGGCGTGGACGCACGCGATCTACGACGTACTGGTGGTCACAGGCGCGCTGTAG
- a CDS encoding flavohemoglobin expression-modulating QEGLA motif protein gives MSGPREHDWDTLARRAREGAGEAEPLTFDLPDHSGRLFVDHAAPALAVHRCHTAPEASGDPSKNRALACSEAHRLVTSQPAYLLASGVSAEASGTAAEGVCALTAATAEALAERAGAALVVEVWTPIDATDDDDVDPFDRRPGFTLYLPEAPEAQAAGAALADALSGIEIAGQGADVTCITTDAIAPPGLAPLLDCAPGARGRSRVALLGLAVDAVFLNTREDEFYPRVLDALRDALAPALEAGATAFASAVGAPEAPSGRRHLELLAERVDRGLSRLTRQYGFLLQVTPVNSREAWTDFSESGCDSAPELLYRPLTFDPDALRRDLFALPVESVEDPVVARLLREKRDEMATQVQMILDRETPGFLAGSLKIYGAPDDALVALARDVLAAIPEASGARGRVAAGEEVVGATAFAAAADGELEHYRAQFDGFSSSVEIRSDIPGSLMVSQGQLLIGAGASVPAPRVQALLAHEVGTHVLTYYNGCAQPLRLLRHGMAGYESLQEGLAVLAEWLVGGLTPARMQTLAARVLTARCLASGATFIEAFRHLKENTALTDRGAFGITLRVYRGGGLTKDMIYLRGLRDLLAYLGNGGAYWPLFIGKVSLARAADAEALRARGVLHDAPLRPRYAEDADALARLDRARSGLTVLDLMA, from the coding sequence ATGAGCGGGCCGCGCGAGCACGACTGGGACACGCTGGCCCGCCGCGCCCGAGAAGGGGCCGGCGAGGCGGAGCCTCTAACGTTCGACCTCCCGGACCACTCCGGCCGGTTATTCGTGGACCACGCCGCGCCCGCGCTCGCCGTCCACCGCTGCCACACCGCGCCAGAGGCCTCTGGCGACCCGTCCAAGAACCGCGCGCTCGCGTGCTCCGAGGCGCACCGCCTGGTTACGAGCCAGCCCGCGTACCTGCTGGCCTCTGGCGTCTCCGCCGAAGCGAGCGGGACGGCTGCCGAGGGCGTGTGCGCGCTCACGGCCGCAACGGCCGAGGCCCTGGCCGAGCGCGCCGGCGCCGCGCTCGTCGTCGAGGTCTGGACGCCCATCGACGCGACCGATGACGACGATGTTGACCCGTTCGACCGGCGCCCCGGCTTTACGCTTTACCTCCCCGAAGCGCCAGAGGCCCAGGCTGCGGGCGCCGCCCTCGCCGACGCGCTCAGCGGCATCGAGATCGCCGGTCAGGGCGCCGACGTGACGTGCATCACGACCGACGCCATCGCGCCGCCCGGTCTCGCGCCGCTCCTGGACTGCGCGCCCGGCGCCAGAGGCCGCTCCCGCGTCGCGCTGCTCGGCCTCGCCGTGGACGCCGTCTTTCTCAACACGCGCGAGGACGAGTTCTACCCCCGCGTGCTCGACGCCCTCCGCGACGCCCTCGCGCCCGCGCTCGAAGCCGGCGCCACGGCCTTTGCCAGCGCGGTCGGCGCGCCAGAGGCGCCCTCCGGCCGGCGGCACCTGGAGCTTCTGGCGGAGCGCGTGGACCGTGGCCTCTCGCGCCTCACGCGGCAGTACGGCTTTCTCCTCCAGGTCACGCCCGTCAACTCGCGAGAGGCGTGGACGGACTTCAGCGAGTCGGGCTGCGACAGCGCGCCCGAACTGCTCTACCGCCCGCTCACGTTCGACCCCGACGCGCTCCGCCGCGATCTCTTCGCGCTACCCGTCGAGAGCGTCGAGGACCCCGTCGTAGCGCGCCTCTTGCGCGAGAAGCGCGACGAGATGGCGACCCAGGTGCAAATGATCCTGGACCGCGAGACGCCCGGATTCCTCGCGGGCAGCCTCAAGATCTACGGCGCGCCCGACGACGCGCTCGTGGCGCTCGCGCGCGACGTGCTCGCCGCGATCCCAGAAGCCTCTGGCGCCAGAGGCCGCGTGGCGGCCGGGGAGGAGGTCGTCGGCGCGACGGCGTTCGCGGCGGCCGCAGACGGGGAGTTGGAGCACTACCGCGCGCAGTTCGACGGCTTCTCGTCGTCCGTCGAGATCCGGAGCGACATCCCTGGCAGCCTGATGGTCTCGCAGGGGCAGCTGCTGATCGGCGCGGGCGCGTCCGTCCCGGCGCCTCGCGTGCAGGCGCTGCTCGCGCACGAGGTCGGCACGCACGTGCTGACGTACTACAACGGCTGCGCCCAGCCGCTGCGCCTCTTGCGGCACGGCATGGCCGGCTACGAGAGCCTGCAAGAAGGCCTCGCCGTGCTCGCCGAGTGGCTTGTCGGCGGCCTCACGCCCGCCCGGATGCAGACGCTCGCCGCGCGCGTGCTCACCGCGCGGTGCCTGGCCTCTGGCGCCACGTTTATCGAGGCGTTCCGCCACCTCAAGGAAAACACGGCGCTAACCGATCGCGGCGCGTTCGGCATCACCTTGCGGGTGTACCGCGGCGGCGGTCTCACCAAAGACATGATCTACCTCCGCGGCCTCCGCGATCTGCTCGCCTACCTCGGCAACGGCGGCGCCTACTGGCCGCTCTTTATCGGCAAGGTCTCGCTCGCGCGCGCCGCCGATGCCGAGGCGCTCCGCGCCAGAGGCGTCCTCCACGACGCCCCGCTCCGCCCCCGCTACGCCGAGGACGCGGACGCCCTCGCCCGCCTGGACCGCGCTCGCTCCGGCCTCACCGTTCTCGACCTCATGGCCTGA
- a CDS encoding alpha/beta hydrolase family protein — translation MSRYVFARGLALSAALFLAGCGDTPAGDCGPETGVECPSSDLVVAGVNLTDLFAPPSPGEVDAARASWAVESRAVGQGNVYDLGSDGTVTVLFESGGTGNESPIGAVREAPRESGDQRLRPILVMFVDGPFLTFPAAISAVPVRPSLRDAAVIVYAMPRGGAVRVGGETLGPLPTTSISYDPASTADALALIEHVRDRAEVYGADPSRVAFIGYGRGGTRALLAAQQTTAEDYILSLAAPTSFFLPSVRTAAAAYLRGEVYEDFPGLTEVLDATLAPLRDGTLTPEEARLALIIRSPALFTTPSAQSGPLAPLLVAHGERDTVVPIEHGSALDPLIRAAGGFVYLRLPEVTHEGILTDSQVLSTGAGFLCDELFPNVPNCF, via the coding sequence ATGTCCCGTTACGTTTTCGCCAGAGGCCTCGCGCTCTCGGCCGCCCTCTTCCTCGCCGGCTGCGGCGACACGCCCGCCGGGGACTGCGGGCCCGAAACCGGGGTGGAGTGCCCGTCGAGTGATCTCGTCGTCGCGGGCGTGAACCTCACCGACTTGTTCGCGCCGCCGTCTCCGGGGGAGGTGGATGCGGCGCGGGCCTCGTGGGCCGTTGAAAGCCGCGCGGTGGGCCAGGGCAACGTGTACGACCTCGGCTCCGATGGAACGGTAACGGTCCTGTTCGAGAGCGGAGGCACAGGGAATGAGAGCCCCATCGGCGCCGTTCGGGAAGCGCCGCGCGAGAGCGGAGACCAGAGGCTCCGCCCCATCCTCGTCATGTTCGTGGACGGCCCGTTTCTCACCTTCCCTGCAGCCATCAGCGCAGTCCCGGTTCGGCCGAGCCTGCGCGATGCGGCGGTCATCGTCTACGCGATGCCCCGCGGCGGCGCGGTCCGCGTCGGCGGCGAAACCCTGGGCCCGCTTCCGACCACATCTATCTCCTATGACCCGGCGAGCACGGCGGACGCGCTCGCCCTCATAGAGCATGTCCGTGACCGTGCGGAGGTCTACGGCGCGGACCCGTCGCGCGTGGCGTTTATCGGCTACGGCCGCGGGGGCACCCGCGCACTTCTGGCGGCTCAGCAGACCACCGCAGAGGACTACATCCTCAGCCTCGCCGCCCCGACGAGCTTTTTCCTACCCTCCGTGCGCACCGCCGCCGCCGCCTACCTCCGCGGCGAGGTCTACGAGGACTTCCCCGGCCTGACCGAAGTGCTCGACGCTACCCTCGCGCCTCTCCGCGACGGCACGCTGACGCCAGAGGAGGCGCGCCTAGCCCTCATCATCCGCTCCCCTGCCCTGTTCACCACGCCGAGTGCCCAGAGCGGGCCTCTGGCGCCGTTGCTCGTCGCCCACGGCGAGCGCGACACCGTCGTCCCCATCGAGCACGGCTCGGCGCTGGACCCGCTGATTCGGGCCGCGGGCGGATTCGTCTACCTCCGCCTTCCGGAAGTCACGCACGAGGGCATTCTGACGGACTCTCAGGTGCTCTCCACCGGCGCCGGCTTCCTCTGCGACGAGCTGTTCCCGAATGTCCCCAACTGCTTCTAG
- a CDS encoding N-formylglutamate amidohydrolase — MDPFTLTAGPGPLVAAAVHDGHAADPDTAVRFALDDLERLREEDPFTAEMAEVAPARIIGRRSRFEVDLNRPPEAAVYRTPEDAWGLNVWKEDLPESVVTRSMGLYDAFYDAVGALLDEKVRRYGSVVVYDLHTYNHRREGPDGPLADPEANPEVNIGTGSLDPRWAPLVERFMRELKEGAQEAGRDDLDVRENVKFKGGHFSRWIHERYGNGACVIAVEFKKTFMDEWSGEPDRAHLEQIKAALVHTVPGTLASREAIMSATADA, encoded by the coding sequence GTGGACCCCTTCACCCTCACGGCCGGCCCCGGTCCGCTCGTCGCCGCCGCCGTCCACGACGGACACGCCGCCGACCCCGACACCGCCGTGCGCTTCGCGCTGGACGACCTTGAGCGCTTGCGCGAGGAGGACCCGTTTACCGCCGAGATGGCCGAGGTCGCCCCGGCGCGCATCATCGGTCGGCGCTCGCGCTTCGAGGTGGACCTCAACCGCCCGCCAGAGGCTGCGGTCTACCGCACGCCCGAGGACGCCTGGGGCCTGAACGTCTGGAAGGAGGACCTTCCCGAGAGCGTGGTGACGCGCTCGATGGGCCTCTACGACGCGTTCTACGACGCCGTCGGCGCGCTCTTGGACGAGAAGGTGCGCCGCTACGGCTCCGTCGTCGTCTACGACCTCCACACCTACAACCACCGCCGCGAAGGCCCGGACGGGCCTCTGGCGGACCCCGAGGCCAACCCCGAGGTCAACATCGGAACGGGCAGCCTGGACCCGCGCTGGGCGCCGCTCGTGGAGCGGTTCATGCGCGAGCTGAAGGAGGGAGCACAAGAGGCCGGGCGCGACGATCTGGACGTGCGCGAAAACGTCAAGTTCAAGGGCGGGCACTTCTCCCGCTGGATCCACGAGCGCTATGGCAACGGCGCCTGCGTGATCGCCGTCGAGTTCAAGAAGACGTTTATGGATGAGTGGAGCGGCGAGCCCGACCGCGCGCACCTGGAGCAGATCAAGGCCGCGCTCGTCCACACCGTTCCCGGCACGCTGGCCTCGCGCGAGGCCATCATGAGCGCGACGGCAGACGCATGA
- a CDS encoding DUF481 domain-containing protein, giving the protein MSRALAFLLVLLAAASAPLAQEAKGAKATAFRVAYDCRTGGCDRDFFQTELPYVQFVRDQGDADVFVLITGDQTGSGGRRYTLFVEGRGPYKGQESTLTITVPSDATDDDERRAIASRLALGMAGYLAQTAVGERLYVSYDAPPEAAGGIEAPLVDPWNGWTFRLNGNANANGESSFFGFNGSGGASASRATERWKTRVSVYGNYNRREFDQTSSSTGNDTTIVSERSDFGGNGLVARSLGPHLSTGFEVSAGRNTFSNYTARFVLGPGVEYSFFPYAEATSRVITASYSVGMEFAAYTDSTIFDEIQEILPQHSLRARAEFAQPWGSFDLSFTGQQYLSKLERYEAGIGGGLNIRLARGLQLNVGGNASVIQNQLSLAAGDLSPEEILLQQQQQATSFRYNGRVGISYSFGSIFNSAVNTRFDRGGVLVVG; this is encoded by the coding sequence ATGTCTCGCGCGCTCGCCTTCCTGCTCGTCCTCCTCGCTGCCGCGTCGGCGCCTCTGGCGCAAGAGGCCAAGGGCGCCAAAGCCACCGCCTTCCGCGTGGCCTACGACTGCCGGACGGGCGGCTGCGACCGGGACTTCTTCCAGACCGAGCTGCCCTACGTGCAGTTCGTCCGCGACCAGGGCGACGCCGACGTGTTCGTGCTCATCACTGGCGACCAGACCGGTAGCGGGGGACGCCGCTACACGCTCTTCGTAGAGGGCCGTGGCCCCTACAAAGGACAGGAGAGCACGCTCACCATCACGGTCCCCTCGGACGCGACCGACGACGACGAGCGCCGCGCCATCGCCTCGCGGTTGGCGCTCGGCATGGCGGGCTACCTCGCGCAGACCGCCGTCGGCGAGCGGCTCTACGTCTCCTACGATGCGCCGCCAGAGGCCGCTGGCGGGATTGAGGCCCCGCTGGTGGACCCGTGGAACGGGTGGACCTTCCGGCTCAACGGCAACGCGAACGCGAACGGGGAGTCCTCCTTTTTCGGCTTCAACGGCAGCGGCGGCGCCTCCGCCTCTCGCGCGACGGAGCGGTGGAAAACGCGCGTCAGCGTGTACGGCAACTACAACCGCCGCGAGTTCGACCAGACCAGCAGCTCGACGGGCAACGACACCACCATCGTCAGCGAGCGCTCCGACTTCGGCGGCAACGGGCTCGTGGCGCGCAGCCTGGGGCCGCACCTCAGCACCGGGTTTGAGGTCAGCGCCGGGCGGAACACGTTCTCCAACTACACCGCCCGTTTCGTGCTCGGGCCGGGTGTGGAGTACAGCTTCTTCCCCTACGCCGAGGCGACCAGCCGCGTCATCACGGCGAGCTACAGCGTGGGCATGGAGTTCGCCGCGTACACGGATTCCACCATCTTCGACGAGATCCAGGAGATCCTGCCGCAGCACTCGCTCCGCGCGCGCGCCGAGTTCGCGCAGCCGTGGGGCTCGTTTGACCTCTCGTTTACGGGCCAGCAGTACCTCTCCAAACTGGAGCGGTACGAGGCCGGCATCGGCGGCGGGCTGAACATCCGCCTCGCCAGAGGCCTTCAGCTCAACGTTGGTGGCAACGCGTCGGTGATCCAGAACCAGCTCTCGCTCGCTGCGGGTGACCTCTCGCCAGAGGAGATCCTACTCCAGCAGCAGCAGCAGGCCACGAGCTTCCGCTACAACGGCCGCGTGGGGATCTCGTACTCCTTCGGCTCCATCTTCAACTCGGCCGTGAACACCCGCTTCGACCGTGGCGGCGTGCTCGTCGTGGGCTGA
- a CDS encoding DUF2480 family protein, giving the protein MDLVNRVAQSDITTVDLASLWPGGEVATFDLAPFLHRGLVLRERDFRQAMKDHDWEQYAGQHVAVTCSADAIVPTWAFMLVAARLQPVASGVGAGTPEAVRRDHFVRAIEAHDWTQYAGKPVVVKGCGNDIVPLDAFLLATQKLQAVAKKLMYGEPCSSVPVWRAPAPAPEAQPAGASGAVKPARPAGLAKPAGLPKPAGMKPAGPPRA; this is encoded by the coding sequence ATGGACCTCGTCAACCGCGTCGCGCAGAGCGACATCACGACCGTCGACCTCGCGAGCCTATGGCCCGGAGGCGAGGTCGCCACGTTCGACCTCGCGCCGTTCCTGCACCGCGGGCTCGTCCTGCGCGAGCGGGACTTCCGGCAGGCGATGAAGGACCACGACTGGGAGCAGTACGCCGGCCAGCACGTGGCCGTGACGTGCTCCGCCGATGCCATCGTGCCGACGTGGGCGTTCATGCTCGTCGCCGCGCGGCTCCAGCCCGTCGCCTCTGGCGTCGGTGCTGGGACGCCAGAGGCCGTCCGCCGCGACCACTTCGTCCGCGCCATCGAGGCGCACGACTGGACGCAGTACGCCGGCAAGCCCGTCGTGGTCAAAGGCTGCGGCAACGACATCGTGCCGCTGGACGCCTTCCTGCTCGCGACGCAGAAACTCCAGGCTGTCGCAAAGAAGCTGATGTACGGCGAGCCGTGCTCGTCCGTGCCGGTCTGGCGCGCGCCGGCCCCCGCGCCAGAGGCGCAACCCGCCGGGGCCTCTGGCGCCGTGAAGCCCGCGCGCCCCGCTGGACTCGCGAAGCCCGCGGGTCTGCCGAAACCTGCGGGCATGAAGCCGGCCGGGCCGCCGCGCGCCTAG
- a CDS encoding glutathione synthetase produces the protein MRIAFLINDYETEKDVFTTTRLALAAHKAGHEVCYLTVEDFICDPDETLRVRVRTPGGTYKTEKTFIEGIKGDDHVEHRMPVEEIDALLLRNDPADDAGSRSWAQSAGIVFGQMAARRGCLVLNDPEGLAKAVNKVYFQRFPESVRPKTLVTRHPDDVRHFIKEHGGDAIIKPFQGSGGDGVFVVRKDDHANLNQIIDAVCASGYMVVQEFLQEAAGADTRMFLVNGEPLQRDGVYAALRREGAEGDIRSNISAGGSAVEAVIGERELEIAEMVRPQLIQDGMFMVGLDIAGGILLEVNVFSPGGIGGIKQLTGVDFAPDVIAAVERKVLARQRYTQHFDNVTLATM, from the coding sequence ATGCGCATCGCCTTCCTGATCAACGACTACGAGACTGAAAAGGACGTCTTCACCACGACGCGGCTCGCGCTCGCGGCTCACAAAGCCGGCCATGAGGTCTGCTACCTCACCGTCGAGGACTTCATCTGCGACCCGGACGAGACGCTGCGCGTGCGCGTGCGGACGCCCGGCGGGACGTACAAAACGGAGAAGACGTTTATCGAGGGCATCAAGGGCGATGACCACGTGGAGCACCGGATGCCCGTCGAGGAGATCGACGCGCTCCTCTTGCGCAACGACCCGGCCGACGACGCCGGCAGCCGGTCGTGGGCGCAGTCGGCGGGCATCGTGTTCGGCCAGATGGCGGCGCGCCGTGGCTGCCTGGTCCTCAACGACCCCGAAGGGCTCGCGAAGGCCGTCAACAAGGTGTACTTCCAGCGCTTCCCGGAGTCCGTGCGGCCCAAGACGCTCGTCACGCGCCACCCCGACGACGTGCGCCACTTCATCAAGGAGCACGGCGGCGACGCCATTATCAAGCCGTTCCAGGGCTCGGGCGGCGACGGCGTGTTCGTCGTCCGCAAGGACGACCACGCGAACCTCAACCAGATCATCGACGCCGTGTGCGCCAGCGGCTACATGGTGGTGCAGGAGTTTCTGCAAGAGGCCGCTGGCGCCGACACGCGGATGTTCCTCGTCAACGGCGAGCCGCTCCAGCGCGACGGCGTCTACGCCGCGCTCCGCCGCGAGGGCGCCGAGGGTGACATCCGCAGCAACATCTCCGCCGGCGGCAGCGCCGTGGAGGCCGTGATCGGCGAGCGCGAGCTGGAGATCGCCGAGATGGTGCGCCCGCAGCTCATCCAGGACGGCATGTTCATGGTCGGGCTGGACATCGCGGGCGGCATCCTCCTGGAGGTCAACGTGTTCAGCCCCGGCGGCATCGGCGGGATCAAGCAGCTGACCGGCGTGGACTTCGCGCCCGACGTGATCGCGGCGGTCGAGCGCAAGGTGCTCGCGCGGCAGCGGTACACTCAGCACTTCGACAACGTGACGCTGGCGACGATGTAG
- the bla gene encoding subclass B1 metallo-beta-lactamase: protein MLRVCLLVLFLCGCQSTSEPLAPEAAPQATPATPEVARPSWEITPDLQVTEIASGVWLHVSWWTLDNGVRYPSNGLLVQDGNGLLLVDTAWGEESTAALLGWAERTLGMEVTRAFSTHWHADRLGGAPVLEARGIPFYAHPLTREAAIREGKAVPASIGDLGVGERAAFGPLEVFYPGPGHTADNTMVWVPRQGILLGGCAVKDLDTHDLGNTADADVAEWPASIARAQAAYPEARLVVPGHGPLGGLELLDHTRALLAE, encoded by the coding sequence ATGCTCCGCGTCTGTCTCCTCGTCCTCTTTCTCTGTGGCTGCCAGTCCACGTCCGAGCCTCTGGCGCCAGAGGCCGCCCCGCAGGCCACGCCCGCCACGCCAGAGGTCGCGCGGCCGAGTTGGGAGATCACGCCCGACCTGCAGGTAACCGAGATCGCCTCTGGCGTGTGGCTTCACGTCTCGTGGTGGACGCTGGACAACGGCGTGCGGTATCCCTCGAACGGCCTGCTTGTGCAAGACGGTAACGGTCTGCTACTCGTCGACACGGCATGGGGCGAGGAAAGCACGGCGGCGCTTCTGGGCTGGGCAGAGCGGACGCTGGGTATGGAGGTCACGCGCGCCTTCTCGACGCACTGGCACGCCGACCGTCTCGGCGGCGCGCCGGTCTTGGAAGCCCGCGGCATTCCCTTTTATGCCCACCCGCTCACGCGAGAGGCCGCCATCCGCGAGGGCAAAGCCGTACCCGCCTCCATCGGCGACCTCGGCGTGGGTGAGCGCGCCGCGTTCGGCCCGCTGGAGGTGTTTTACCCCGGCCCCGGCCACACCGCGGACAACACGATGGTGTGGGTGCCGCGCCAGGGGATCCTCCTCGGCGGCTGCGCGGTGAAGGACCTGGACACGCACGACCTCGGCAACACGGCCGATGCTGACGTGGCCGAGTGGCCGGCGTCCATCGCGCGCGCGCAGGCGGCCTACCCCGAGGCGCGGCTCGTCGTGCCCGGCCACGGCCCGCTCGGCGGCCTGGAGCTTCTGGACCACACGCGGGCGCTGCTCGCGGAGTAG